Proteins co-encoded in one Papaver somniferum cultivar HN1 chromosome 5, ASM357369v1, whole genome shotgun sequence genomic window:
- the LOC113280464 gene encoding protein FAR1-RELATED SEQUENCE 5-like has protein sequence MSVDRENNDGIDDEIAAPKNTKPLPEEKLNSIRPFIGKEFESQDEAYDFYNRYTDAKSRMDYYYFGDVVCFDPTYSTNRYDMPFVPIVGVNHHYQTVLFGGALLYSQSEESFEWVMKTWMRAMHGKAPKVILTNQESAVGCAIAHVLPGTRHKFFLWHICRNAMKNLSNVTKEFVSEFNKCLYGYERIEEFDLGWATMLKNHNLEKNKWLSTLYGKRECWDSVYTRDIFCADMYTTQRSESINSYFDGFLRRDMPLCEFVWQFLRAVVARREVENSMDYDTIYRRPVFRFGMSIEEDAALVYTKTIYAKFLEQLTACFIYSHEMVDKSGTMSTYKLSGQGYEHKFRTVIYDFSSKSAQCSCLLYEFAGYLCRHILRVFVVENVQNLPSQHVLRRWTKDAKVGQVVFDQGEEIVVDCQDTVTVRYSKLCQDAINIAVKGSTSIPVYNVAVQVLQNALMEIEKAIKSSQVNTGGQPDVTQYENITSHEEIIQNQPNFRRLLKEPPIVKRKGKPGRRKSWIDMLNRNRKEKETKGET, from the exons ATGTCAGTTGATCGAGAAAACAATGATGGGATTGATGATGAAATAGCTGCACCAAAGAACACAAAACCGTTACCTGAAGAAAAGCTTAACAGTATTCGCCCATTTATCGGGAAAGAATTTGAATCACAAGATGAAGCCTACGATTTCTATAACCGGTATACAG ATGCTAAATCAAGGATGGATTATTACTATTTTGGCGACGTAGTTTGTTTTGATCCTACCTATAGTACAAATAGGTACGACATGCCATTCGTTCCAATAGTGGGAGTTAATCATCATTATCAAACTGTATTGTTTGGTGGCGCTTTGCTTTATTCTCAAAGTGAGGAATCATTTGAATGGGTAATGAAAACATGGATGAGGGCGATGCACGGCAAAGCACCGAAAGTTATTCTTACAAATCAAGAATCAGCTGTTGGATGTGCTATAGCACATGTTCTTCCAGGTACGCGTCACAAATTTTTCTTATGGCATATATGTCGAAATGCTATGAAAAATTTGTCGAATGTAACAAAAGAATTCGTTTCAGAATTTAACAAGTGCTTATATGGATATGAAAGGATAGAAGAGTTTGATCTAGGTTGGGCTACGATGCTTAAAAATCATAATTTGGAAAAAAACAAATGGTTATCAACATTATACGGTAAACGTGAATGCTGGGATTCAGTTTACACGCGTGACATATTTTGTGCAGATATGTATacaacacaaagaagtgagagtatCAATTCTTATTTTGATGGATTTTTAAGAAGAGATATGCCTTTGTGTGAATTTGTCTGGCAGTTTCTAAGAGCAGTAGTTGCAAGAAGAGAGGTTGAAAACAGTATGGACTATGATACAATATACAGAAGGCCAGTTTTTAGATTTGGGATGTCTATTGAGGAAGATGCAGCTTTGGTGTACACAAAAACAATTTATGCTAAATTCCTAGAACAGTTAACTGCATGTTTTATATATTCTCATGAAATGGTGGACAAAAGTGGAACAATGTCGACTTATAAATTATCCGGGCAGGGATATGAGCATAAATTCCGGACAGTGATATATGACTTTTCTAGTAAGAGTGCCCAATGCAGCTGTCTGTTATATGAATTTGCTGGTTATTTGTGTAGACACATATTAAGGGTTTTCGTAGTCGAGAATGTTCAAAATCTTCCATCTCAACATGTACTGCGACGGTGGACCAAAGATGCTAAAGTCGGACAAGTGGTGTTTGACCAAGGTGAAGAAATTGTAGTTGATTGTCAGGATACGGTTACAGTCAGATATAGTAAACTCTGTCAAGATGCGATCAATATTGCAGTTAAAGGTTCGACATCAATCCCGGTATATAACGTGGCAGTGCAAGTGTTACAAAATGCTTTAATGGAAATTGAGAAAGCTATAAAATCTTCTCAAGTAAATACTGGCGGACAACCTGATGTTACACAATATGAGAATATTACAAGCCATGAAGAAATTATACAGAACCAGCCAAATTTTCGCAGATTATTGAAAGAACCACCGATTGTAAAGCGTAAAGGAAAACCTGGTAGAAGGAAGTCATGGATTGACATGCTCAACAGGAATCGAAAGGAAAAGGAAACGAAGGGAGAAACATGA
- the LOC113284170 gene encoding cation/H(+) antiporter 15-like, translated as MKIARLVVDYQNGTIFYCGGGVYDGISSIWNEDDSPFDYLYPVFSMQIVIASFFTSFMKWLLEPLGQTSLTSHVIGGIMAGPSCFGRTDLFSTKLFLPNSMYMFDNCQYFGSMFFLFLIGVKTDLHMLTRSGKKAWFIGFCVFIVPLFFNLSASQLLDKSIKLDNKLADYIHNFAAMMSLSSFHVIACFLDDLQLLSSELGRLAMSASMISGILSWCLAFVCFTIITSLEAKRPHALMLIILACCAMFLCIIFVLRPIMFWIIRNTPNDKNVKEVYVFSIFVMVLLSSLCGEVIGSHFLLGPMVLGMAVPAGPPLGAAIEEKLEFFVKYILLPTFVVACGFRVNIFEVNLEDFIILELIVVVSFIGKLLGTMLPALYCRMPYQDAFLLGLIMNVQGILDLMFWACALGLGLITDTLYTILVLSMLIVTGTISPTVKYLYNPSRRYITYKRRSIQNCKRNVEFRILACIYHDENVPTILDVLGASHPTAYSPICIYVLHLIQLQGRASPLLVAHKSRKISSQFNSSSHIINAFKSYEKQGGGTISVNSFTAISPYTTMHDDICSIASERRSSLIILPFHHNPAFSSSLHLPTSIRKVNQNVLKRAPCSVGLLVDRGHPQRTQISCNITDKIKPTYRVAVIFLGGADDREALSYGARMGEDNNVKLTLFRFSYNNQDEKSNNPTYHDPDYSLDNDCIEDFRRYNEGLENVVYREEEVKDSVEIVTVITSIEYTFDLLIVGKDHDGNSSELLRALEEWNEFPELGVIGDMLSSPDSRCNGSILVVQQQPTSDLILDSPTKYHFGELA; from the exons ATGAAGATTGCGAGGCTAGTGGTCGATTACCAAAATGGGACAATTTTTTATTGCGGTGGGGGTGTATATGATGGAATTTCAAGTATTTGGAATGAAGACGATTCTCCGTTTGATTATCTATATCCTGTTTTCTCCATGCAGATAGTTATCGCTTCATTTTTTACATCATTCATGAAGTGGTTGTTAGAACCTCTTGGTCAGACTTCTTTAACCTCCCACGTGATA GGTGGGATAATGGCTGGTCCTTCTTGTTTTGGGCGCACCGACCTGTTCAGTACCAAACTATTCCTTCCCAATTCAATGTATATGTTTGATAACTGTCAGTACTTTGGTTCCATGTTCTTTCTATTCCTAATAGGAGTGAAGACAGACTTACACATGCTTACAAGATCAGGAAAGAAGGCATGGTTCATTGGTTTTTGTGTCTTCATAGTTCCTTTATTCTTTAACTTATCAGCCTCTCAGTTGCTAGATAAAAGCATCAAACTGGACAACAAACTTGCTGACTACATCCACAACTTTGCAGCTATGATGTCTCTAAGCTCGTTCCACGTCATCGCTTGTTTCTTAGATGATTTGCAGCTCCTTAGTTCAGAACTTGGGCGCTTGGCAATGTCGGCATCGATGATTAGTGGAATTCTTAGCTGGTGCTTAGCTTTCGTGTGTTTTACAATTATAACAAGCCTCGAAGCCAAAAGACCACATGCACTTATGCTGATCATTTTGGCTTGTTGCGCTATGTTTTTATGCATTATATTCGTTTTGCGACCGATAATGTTTTGGATAATCAGGAATACACCTAATGACAAAAACGTCAAAGAAGTTTACGTGTTTTCCATATTTGTGATGGTTTTGCTAAGTTCTTTATGCGGGGAGGTTATAGGGTCGCATTTCTTGCTCGGACCCATGGTCCTAGGTATGGCGGTGCCTGCTGGACCACCGTTAGGAGCTGCGATTGAAGAAAAACTTGAATTTTTCGTTAAATATATACTCCTACCAACCTTTGTGGTCGCTTGCGGATTCCGAGTGAACATTTTTGAAGTGAATTTGGAAGATTTTATAATATTGGAGCTCATTGTTGTAGTCAGTTTTATAGGAAAGCTTTTGGGAACAATGCTGCCTGCTCTGTACTGCAGAATGCCTTATCAAGATGCCTTCTTGCTAGGGCTAATCATGAACGTCCAAGGAATATTAGATCTCATGTTCTGGGCCTGTGCGTTAGGTCTTGgg CTTATCACTGATACTCTTTACACTATTCTGGTTTTGTCAATGCTAATTGTAACCGGAACAATTTCTCCCACGGTAAAATATCTGTACAACCCTTCAAGGAGATACATTACCTACAAAAGAAGAAGTATTCAGAATTGTAAACGGAATGTAGAATTTCGAATTCTCGCATGTATCTACCACGACGAAAATGTCCCAACCATCCTCGATGTCCTTGGAGCTTCTCATCCAACAGCGTATAGTCCTATCTGCATTTATGTGCTTCATTTAATACAGCTTCAAGGCCGAGCTTCGCCTCTACTCGTTGCTCACAAGAGTCGCAAAATTAGTTCACAATTCAACTCATCTTCACACATCATCAATGCCTTCAAATCCTATGAAAAACAAGGCGGGGGAACAATTTCGGTAAATTCCTTCACAGCAATCTCGCCGTACACTACGATGCATGACGACATTTGTTCAATTGCGTCAGAAAGAAGATCGTCCCTGATAATCTTACCCTTCCATCACAATCCAGCTTTCAGTAGTTCGTTACACTTGCCCACGTCGATTCGAAAAGTGAACCAAAACGTTCTTAAGAGGGCACCTTGCTCCGTTGGTCTCCTAGTGGATCGAGGACATCCGCAAAGAACACAAATATCTTGTAATATTACGGATAAAATAAAACCTACATATCGTGTTGCAGTAATCTTCTTGGGTGGTGCAGATGACAGAGAAGCACTATCTTATGGCGCTCGCATGGGAGAGGACAATAACGTGAAACTAACTCTATTCAGGTTCTCTTATAATAACCAGGATGAGAAATCCAATAATCCGACGTACCATGATCCTGACTACTCATTGGATAATGATTGCATTGAAGATTTTCGAAGATATAATGAAGGTCTTGAAAACGTAGTGTATAGAGAAGAGGAAGTGAAAGACAGTGTGGAGATTGTCACAGTGATCACATCCATCGAATACACATTCGACCTTTTAATAGTAGGTAAAGACCATGACGGAAACTCATCGGAATTACTTCGAGCTCTTGAGGAGTGGAATGAGTTTCCAGAGTTAGGAGTTATAGGGGACATGCTTTCTTCACCTGACTCACGTTGTAATGGATCAATATTGGTGGTTCAACAGCAACCCACCAGTGATTTAATCCTTGATAGTCCTACTAAATATCATTTTGGTGAATTAGCGTAG